In the genome of Falco naumanni isolate bFalNau1 chromosome W, bFalNau1.pat, whole genome shotgun sequence, one region contains:
- the LOC121080367 gene encoding zinc finger and BTB domain-containing protein 5-like isoform X1 yields the protein MWQWIMDFPGHFEQIFQQLNYQRLHGQLCDCVIVVGNRHFKAHRSVLAACSTHFRALFTVAEGDQTMNMIQLDSEVVTAEAFAALIDMMYTSTLMLGESNVMDVLLAASHLHLNSVVKACKHYLTTRTLPMSPPSDRVQEQNARMQRSFMLQQLGLSIVSSALNSTQSAEEQPNTMSSSMRSNIEQRTTFPIRRLHKRKQSSEDRARQRIRPAMDESVSDVTAESGQSVVHSREDFFSPDSLKIVDNSKADAVADNQEDNTIMFDQSFSAQEDAQVPSQSDNSGGNTAQMSMASQATQVETSFDQEAASEKNNFPCENPEVSLNEKEHMRVVVKSEPLSSPEPQDEVSDVTSQAEGSESVEVEGGVVSAEKIELSPESSDRSFSDPQSSTDRVGDIHIMEVSNNLEHKSTFSISNFLNKSRGGGFSASQNSDDNIPNTTSDCRMDSDASYLMSPESGPAGGHSSATVSHVENPFSEPADSHFVRPMQDVMGLPCVQTSGYRAAEQFGMDFPRSGLGLHSLSRAMMGSVRGGASSFPGYRRIAPKMPVVTSVRSSQLQDNSSSSQLIMNGTTSFENGHPSQPGPPQLTRASADVLSKCKKALSEHNVLVVEGARKYACKICCKTFLTLTDCKKHIRVHTGEKPYACLKCGKRFSQSSHLYKHSKTTCLRWQSSNLPSTLL from the exons ATGTGGCAGTG GATCATGGATTTTCCAGGACATTTTGAGCAAATCTTTCAGCAGCTCAACTACCAGAGGCTTCATGGCCAGCTTTGCGACTGTGTCATTGTGGTGGGCAACAGGCATTTCAAAGCCCATCGCTCTGTTTTGGCAGCATGTAGCACGCATTTCCGAGCTCTGTTTACTGTAGCAGAAGGAGATCAGACTATGAACATGATTCAGCTGGACAGCGAAGTGGTGACAGCAGAAGCTTTTGCTGCTCTGATAGACATGATGTATACTTCCACACTAATGCTTGGGGAGAGCAACGTTATGGACGTCTTGCTGGCTGCTTCTCACTTACATTTGAACTCTGTTGTGAAAGCATGCAAACACTACCTTACTACCAGGACGCTGCCAATGTCTCCACCGAGTGATCGAGTTCAAGAGCAAAATGCACGCATGCAGAGGTCTTTCATGCTCCAGCAGCTTGGACTGAGCATTGTGAGCTCTGCTTTAAATTCCACTCAGAGTGCAGAGGAGCAGCCAAATACTATGAGCTCCTCGATGAGAAGTAACATTGAGCAGCGCACTACTTTTCCTATCCGTCGTCTCCACAAACGTAAACAGTCTTCTGAAGATCGGGCCAGACAGCGCATCAGGCCTGCCATGGACGAGTCTGTTTCTGACGTGACTGCAGAGAGTGGGCAGTCAGTAGTTCATTCACGGGAAGATTTCTTCTCACCAGATTCACTGAAGATTGTGGACAACTCTAAGGCCGATGCTGTTGCTGATAACCAGGAGGATAATACTATTATGTTTGATCAGTCTTTCAGTGCTCAGGAAGATGCTCAAGTGCCCAGCCAGTCTGACAACAGCGGAGGCAACACTGCACAGATGTCCATGGCATCCCAGGCAACACAGGTAGAAACCAGCTTTGACCAGGAGGCTGCTTCTGAGAAGAACAACTTCCCATGTGAGAACCCAGAGGTCAGTCTGAATGAAAAAGAGCACATGAGGGTGGTGGTGAAGTCTGAACCTTTGAGTTCCCCAGAGCCTCAAGACGAGGTGAGCGATGTCACTTCCCAAGCAGAGGGCAGCGAGTCTGTTGAAGTGGAGGGAGGAGTAGTGAGTGCAGAGAAGATAGAACTGAGTCCCGAGAGCAGTGATCGTAGCTTTTCTGACCCGCAATCCAGTACTGATAGGGTGGGAGACATCCATATTATGGAGGTGTCAAATAACCTGGAACACAAGTCTACTTTCAGTATCTctaattttctaaataaaagcagaggtGGTGGCTTCAGCGCTAGTCAAAACAGTGATGATAACATTCCAAATACCACCAGTGACTGCAGAATGGACAGTGATGCCTCTTATCTGATGAGTCCAGAGTCGGGGCCCGCTGGCGGCCATTCATCTGCCACAGTCTCCCATGTTGAGAACCCATTTAGTGAACCTGCAGACTCTCATTTTGTTAGACCAATGCAGGATGTGATGGGGCTCCCCTGTGTACAAACATCTGGGTACCGAGCAGCAGAACAGTTCGGCATGGATTTTCCGCGGTCAGGCTTGGGCTTGCACTCCTTGTCAAGGGCAATGATGGGCTCAGTCAGAGGTGGAGCTAGCAGCTTTCCTGGGTACCGCCGCATAGCCCCCAAAATGCCTGTGGTCACTTCAGTCAGGAGCTCCCAGCTGCAAGATAACTCATCCAGTTCCCAGCTGATTATGAATGGGACCACTTCTTTTGAAAACGGGCATCCATCACAACCTGGTCCGCCACAGCTGACAAGGGCGTCCGCAGATGTCCTTTCAAAATGCAAGAAGGCCTTATCTGAGCATAATGTCTTGGTTGTAGAAGGTGCACGCAAGTATGCGTGCAAGATCTGCTGCAAGACGTTTTTGACCTTGACGGACTGCAAGAAACACATCCGTGTGCACACGGGAGAGAAGCCTTACGCCTGCCTGAAGTGTGGCAAGCGGTTCAGCCAGTCCAGCCACCTCTACAAACACTCCAAGACAACCTGCCTGAGGTGGCAGAGCAGCAATCTGCCTAGCACTTTGCTTTAA
- the LOC121080367 gene encoding zinc finger and BTB domain-containing protein 5-like isoform X2 gives MDFPGHFEQIFQQLNYQRLHGQLCDCVIVVGNRHFKAHRSVLAACSTHFRALFTVAEGDQTMNMIQLDSEVVTAEAFAALIDMMYTSTLMLGESNVMDVLLAASHLHLNSVVKACKHYLTTRTLPMSPPSDRVQEQNARMQRSFMLQQLGLSIVSSALNSTQSAEEQPNTMSSSMRSNIEQRTTFPIRRLHKRKQSSEDRARQRIRPAMDESVSDVTAESGQSVVHSREDFFSPDSLKIVDNSKADAVADNQEDNTIMFDQSFSAQEDAQVPSQSDNSGGNTAQMSMASQATQVETSFDQEAASEKNNFPCENPEVSLNEKEHMRVVVKSEPLSSPEPQDEVSDVTSQAEGSESVEVEGGVVSAEKIELSPESSDRSFSDPQSSTDRVGDIHIMEVSNNLEHKSTFSISNFLNKSRGGGFSASQNSDDNIPNTTSDCRMDSDASYLMSPESGPAGGHSSATVSHVENPFSEPADSHFVRPMQDVMGLPCVQTSGYRAAEQFGMDFPRSGLGLHSLSRAMMGSVRGGASSFPGYRRIAPKMPVVTSVRSSQLQDNSSSSQLIMNGTTSFENGHPSQPGPPQLTRASADVLSKCKKALSEHNVLVVEGARKYACKICCKTFLTLTDCKKHIRVHTGEKPYACLKCGKRFSQSSHLYKHSKTTCLRWQSSNLPSTLL, from the coding sequence ATGGATTTTCCAGGACATTTTGAGCAAATCTTTCAGCAGCTCAACTACCAGAGGCTTCATGGCCAGCTTTGCGACTGTGTCATTGTGGTGGGCAACAGGCATTTCAAAGCCCATCGCTCTGTTTTGGCAGCATGTAGCACGCATTTCCGAGCTCTGTTTACTGTAGCAGAAGGAGATCAGACTATGAACATGATTCAGCTGGACAGCGAAGTGGTGACAGCAGAAGCTTTTGCTGCTCTGATAGACATGATGTATACTTCCACACTAATGCTTGGGGAGAGCAACGTTATGGACGTCTTGCTGGCTGCTTCTCACTTACATTTGAACTCTGTTGTGAAAGCATGCAAACACTACCTTACTACCAGGACGCTGCCAATGTCTCCACCGAGTGATCGAGTTCAAGAGCAAAATGCACGCATGCAGAGGTCTTTCATGCTCCAGCAGCTTGGACTGAGCATTGTGAGCTCTGCTTTAAATTCCACTCAGAGTGCAGAGGAGCAGCCAAATACTATGAGCTCCTCGATGAGAAGTAACATTGAGCAGCGCACTACTTTTCCTATCCGTCGTCTCCACAAACGTAAACAGTCTTCTGAAGATCGGGCCAGACAGCGCATCAGGCCTGCCATGGACGAGTCTGTTTCTGACGTGACTGCAGAGAGTGGGCAGTCAGTAGTTCATTCACGGGAAGATTTCTTCTCACCAGATTCACTGAAGATTGTGGACAACTCTAAGGCCGATGCTGTTGCTGATAACCAGGAGGATAATACTATTATGTTTGATCAGTCTTTCAGTGCTCAGGAAGATGCTCAAGTGCCCAGCCAGTCTGACAACAGCGGAGGCAACACTGCACAGATGTCCATGGCATCCCAGGCAACACAGGTAGAAACCAGCTTTGACCAGGAGGCTGCTTCTGAGAAGAACAACTTCCCATGTGAGAACCCAGAGGTCAGTCTGAATGAAAAAGAGCACATGAGGGTGGTGGTGAAGTCTGAACCTTTGAGTTCCCCAGAGCCTCAAGACGAGGTGAGCGATGTCACTTCCCAAGCAGAGGGCAGCGAGTCTGTTGAAGTGGAGGGAGGAGTAGTGAGTGCAGAGAAGATAGAACTGAGTCCCGAGAGCAGTGATCGTAGCTTTTCTGACCCGCAATCCAGTACTGATAGGGTGGGAGACATCCATATTATGGAGGTGTCAAATAACCTGGAACACAAGTCTACTTTCAGTATCTctaattttctaaataaaagcagaggtGGTGGCTTCAGCGCTAGTCAAAACAGTGATGATAACATTCCAAATACCACCAGTGACTGCAGAATGGACAGTGATGCCTCTTATCTGATGAGTCCAGAGTCGGGGCCCGCTGGCGGCCATTCATCTGCCACAGTCTCCCATGTTGAGAACCCATTTAGTGAACCTGCAGACTCTCATTTTGTTAGACCAATGCAGGATGTGATGGGGCTCCCCTGTGTACAAACATCTGGGTACCGAGCAGCAGAACAGTTCGGCATGGATTTTCCGCGGTCAGGCTTGGGCTTGCACTCCTTGTCAAGGGCAATGATGGGCTCAGTCAGAGGTGGAGCTAGCAGCTTTCCTGGGTACCGCCGCATAGCCCCCAAAATGCCTGTGGTCACTTCAGTCAGGAGCTCCCAGCTGCAAGATAACTCATCCAGTTCCCAGCTGATTATGAATGGGACCACTTCTTTTGAAAACGGGCATCCATCACAACCTGGTCCGCCACAGCTGACAAGGGCGTCCGCAGATGTCCTTTCAAAATGCAAGAAGGCCTTATCTGAGCATAATGTCTTGGTTGTAGAAGGTGCACGCAAGTATGCGTGCAAGATCTGCTGCAAGACGTTTTTGACCTTGACGGACTGCAAGAAACACATCCGTGTGCACACGGGAGAGAAGCCTTACGCCTGCCTGAAGTGTGGCAAGCGGTTCAGCCAGTCCAGCCACCTCTACAAACACTCCAAGACAACCTGCCTGAGGTGGCAGAGCAGCAATCTGCCTAGCACTTTGCTTTAA